One part of the Sciurus carolinensis chromosome 4, mSciCar1.2, whole genome shotgun sequence genome encodes these proteins:
- the LOC124982637 gene encoding histone H1.0: MTENSTTTPAAKPKRAKASKKSTDHPKYSDMIVAAIQAEKNRAGSSRQSIQKYIKSHYKVGENADSQIKLSIKRLVTTGVLKQTKGVGASGSFRLAKSDEPKRSVAFKKTKKEVKKVATPKKATKPKKAATKASSKKPKAPPVKKAKKKPAATPRKTKTPKVVKAKPVRPSKPKKAKPVKPKAKSSAKRAGKKK, from the coding sequence ATGACCGAGAACTCCACGACCACTCCTGCGGCCAAACCCAAGCGGGCCAAGGCCTCCAAGAAGTCCACAGACCACCCCAAGTATTCAGACATGATCGTGGCCGCCATCCAGGCCGAGAAGAACCGCGCCGGCTCCTCGCGCCAGTCCATCCAGAAGTATATCAAGAGTCACTACAAGGTGGGTGAGAACGCCGACTCCCAGATCAAGCTGTCCATCAAGCGCCTGGTGACCACCGGTGTCCTCAAGCAAACCAAAGGGGTGGGTGCCTCCGGCTCCTTCCGTCTGGCCAAGAGCGACGAGCCCAAGAGGTCAGTGGCCTTCAAGAAGACCAAGAAGGAAGTCAAGAAGGTGGCCACGCCAAAGAAGGCCACCAAGCCCAAGAAGGCTGCCACCAAAGCCTCAAGCAAGAAGCCCAAAGCCCCCCCAGTCAAGAAGGCCAAGAAGAAGCCGGCTGCCACGCCCAGGAAGACCAAAACTCCCAAGGTTGTCAAAGCCAAGCCCGTCAGGCCGTCCAAGCCCAAGAAGGCCAAGCCAGTGAAGCCCAAAGCCAAGTCCAGTGCCAAGAGGGCCGGCAAGAAGAAGTGA